A stretch of the Enoplosus armatus isolate fEnoArm2 chromosome 13, fEnoArm2.hap1, whole genome shotgun sequence genome encodes the following:
- the LOC139295684 gene encoding histone H4 — protein sequence MSGRGKGGKGLGKGGAKRHRKVLRDNIQGITKPAIRRLARRGGVKRISGLIYEETRGVLKVFLENVIRDAVTYTEHAKRKTVTAMDVVYALKRQGRTLYGFGG from the coding sequence ATGAGTGGACGAGGCAAGGGAGGCAAAGGACTCGGTAAAGGAGGCGCCAAGCGTCACCGTAAAGTGCTCCGTGATAACAtccaggggatcaccaaacccGCCATCCGCCGTCTGGCTCGCCGCGGCGGAGTGAAGCGTATCTCCGGTCTGATCTACGAGGAGACCCGCGGTGTGCTCAAGGTGTTCCTGGAGAACGTCATCCGTGACGCCGTCACCTACACCGAGCACGCCAAGAGGAAGACCGTCACCGCCATGGACGTGGTCTACGCTCTGAAGAGACAGGGTCGCACCCTGTACGGCTTCGGAGGCTAA